A window of Rosa rugosa chromosome 7, drRosRugo1.1, whole genome shotgun sequence genomic DNA:
CACTCCTCATGTAGATATGACAAACCCTTTGCAGTGCCTAATGCAATATTGTATCGCTGCTCCAATCCTAATTCAACATCAGAAAACAAGAGTTTATCCAAGGATCCATTCTCCAGATACTCATATACCAACAGCTTATGTTCATTCTCAGCACAGAAACCCCAAAGCTTAACCAAGTTCCTGTGGTTGATATTCCCTATGACACTAACCTCTGCCCAAAACTCTGCATCTCCTTGTACAATGCCTTCTAGTCTCTTCACAGCTACAACTCTGTCACCATCCAGAATCCCTTTATAGACTCTGCCGAACCCCCCTTTTCCTATCTCCTGTTTGAAGTCATTGGTTGCTTTCTTTAGTTCTGCATAGGTGAAACTTTTGAATCCCACAACATTTATGGCTAATGCCATATACCCCATGTTCATCATTTCGTCACGAGCTTGCTTTCGGAACACAAACCACCATGTCAAACTGATGCCGATTGCTTCAATTAGCCCAAAGGAACTCAAAAATCCAATGAGGTATTTCATGTACTGGTTTCCATTGCCCTTTTCTGTTTCGAGATCAGTACTTACAACAAACTGTGCCGCTGAACAGTTCGAATCATGTGTTTCTAGTCTGGTTTGGACTGCACCAGGGTTCAGATAACCTTTTGGAATCTTCACATGGATGATGCTCTTAACATTCGACATACGATATCCATTAAGCAGAAGACTCTTGGGATAACATTCTCCGATCCCATCTAGTGCATATCCGAATCCCAAGCAACTTGAATGCATTAGACATGAATTCCTGCATGCTTCAAAAGAGATTCCACGAGTATAGGTTGCCATGTCATATCCATAGTAATCTGTGTAAGGAAGCTCCAGGAAATCCAGCTTGCTTGTATCTGGAGTGAGTTGAGTCAAATTGAAGGGTGGTGAGCAGCCTTTGGACCAGTCTGAGGGATCGTTTAGGGAAAACCCCGAAGGGCAGGTACAAGTAGGTTGTGGTTTGTATGTGCAAATACCATATTCACCGCACAAGCCCTGAACCCGGCATGCATCAACACCATCAGGCAACCATGACAGTTTCCACAACCCTGTCGATTCATGAAGACTGTACAGTCTTAAGATGCCATCATAATCCACCGTTAGACGCCGCTTTGGACCAACCCCGTAGTCAGATGCATTGAACTGCATATTGTCACTAGATATAAATTGTCCAGCCACATCTAAACTTGCCACCCTAGAGCTGTTGTAAGGATTTCTACCACTTTCAAAAACACTTGGAATAATCCGGGGCCAATAAACACTAGAAAGTTGAGGGCCATTGTAGATGAGAAACAAGACATTGTTATCGTCGAATTTGAAGTTATAGAACCCGGATAAGTATGTACCTTGGCTTCTCATGGACACCAAGGTTGTGTTCTTGGTGAGTGGCTGTGTTGGTAGAAGTGTATCTATGGGAAAATCAAAACTCTGCCAGATTACCCTCTTTGCTTGATTCCTCAGCACCAAATTTCCTGTGTCAAGAAGCACAACTTCCATGTCTTCATTAGAGATTGTGTTGGTCGACCACACGAGTGTACCAAGTGCATCTGTCAAAACCAGGTTGCCACTTCCATGGAGGGTTAGCtttgagcctcttttgctcacAGGCTTGTCTCTGTTAGCCATCCAGACAATTGTTTTATTGGCACTATTGGTGAACCTTATTGAATAACAGGAGGCATTGGCACCAACTTTGTAAAATCCACTAGAAAAAGTTCCATCTGGTGAAACCAAGACGTTGGTCTCCTCCTCAACTTTCAAGGAGTTCCCTTTCCTTAAGCTTGGCATCCCTTGTAAGCGTTCTTGACTCTGAGCAAATGTTGCTGCAAATAGCAAAAGGAGGAGAAACTTGGGAACTTCCATTGTGGATATTTGGAAAATGCTTGATGGAAGACGGACAATGTAGGCTTATAAGGTGGCCTTCTAGTCGTGTGAATGAGAATAATCAGAATATACAGACTATTCTATTTGACCGTTTATGCAGAACCTTTCTTCACGTATGCAATAATTTTCTTTCACCAGATCACATGCgttctttttttggttttatgCATACATTATTTTAATTAGTTGGAAACAACACTGTTCTTTTCCATGAATTATAACAAATTTATGAGATTCAATGACTGAGTCAAgtaaatataaaaaataggAGTCTATTCCTTCATTTAATGACTTTGAGGACCTGTGTTTATAAGACCTGGGTTTTCATTCTCAACCCGGTTACACTTGCAATGGGGTGGAACTTTCATAACTTCGAGTCGTAAACATCTAGAAATTCCATTTagtaatatatatgtatgtgtgtgtgtgtgtgtgtgtgtgtgtgttcttttttcttttctttttttcacaaAAAAATAACTGGCCAAGGAAAATTTTACAGATGCACCAACTTCTTTGCAGTAGAACATCTTCACATTCTAGCAATTCTTTTACTACTGAATCCATTGTTGGTCATTTTAGCTTAGCTCTTCATAAGTAACTAGgttatttagaaaaaatcaaGTATAGAAGttgaaattaaaaatagaatACACAGAAACACAAAATAACTTACTGTTTTATTGGAATGAATTTTTTCATCTTCAGCTGAAATGCTGGAACTGTAATATACTGTTGAGTTTTCTTGGAAGCTAAATAAATGTAAAAACTACACACTAACTTTATCACACAGTTGACTAGTAGTATTTATTCCCTGATCTTCAGTTCCTTTATTATCTGCCCTTTACTCAAGTAGAAGCTCCACCACCTTACTCATGGCAGGTCTTGCACTTCGATCTTCTTGTACACACAAAAGAGCAACCTTCATCAATCTTTCGAGCTTCTTTTTGTTGAAATCATGATGAAGTCGAGGATCTATCACTTCCTTAATCCCTTCGACTCTGATCTTTTCAGTCACACATTGTACCAGTTGGTTGTGTTCAATGTACTCTTGTGCAAAAGCTGAAGCAGAATAGAAGCACTCTTTCCAGTCAGTAGCTCCAACAGAACAATCCCATAGCTGTAGACATCTGCCTTTGCATCAATTTTCAGATTCACCATCCACTCTGGAGCCATATAACCTCTGGTGCCTCGAACTCTAGAAAATCCAATGCCTTCATCATTAATGTCTTTGAACAACTTGGACATGCCAAAATCTGCCACCTTAGGTTCAAGATGGTCGTCTAACAGTATATTTTGAGGCTTTACATCACAGTGGAGTACCCATTCAAGGCACTCCTCATGTAGATATGACAAACCCTTTGCGGTGCCTAATGCAATCTTGTACCGCTTTTCCAATCCAAGTTCAACATCTGAGAACAAGAGTTTATCCAAGGATCCATTCTCCAGGTACTCATACACCAATAGCTTATGATTATTATCAGCACAGAAACCATATAGTTTAACCAAGTTCATATGATTGATATTCCCTATGACACTCACCTCTGCCCAAAATTCGGCATCTCCTTGCAGAATGCCTTCTAATCTCTTCACAGCTACAAATCTTTCACCATCCAGAACCCCTTTATAGACTGTTCCGAACCCTCCTTTTCCTATCTCCTGTTTGAAGTCATTGGTTGCTTTCTTTAGTTCTGCATAGGTGAAATGTTTAAATCCTACAGCATTTATGGCTAATGTCATGTAACCCATGTTCACCAGTTCCTCATGAGCTTGTTTTCGGAACACATACCACCATGCCAAACCAATGCAGATTGCTTCAattattgcaaaggaactcacaAATCCAATAAGGTATTTCATATACTGATTTCCATTCCCCTTTTCTGTTTCAAGATCACTACTTACAAAAAACTGAGCTGCGGAACAACTCAGATCATGTGCTTCTAGTTTGCTTTGGACTGCACCAGGGGTCAGAAAATCTTTTGGAATCTTAACATGCAAGATGCTCTTAACATTTGACATACGGTATCCATTAAGCAGAAGACTCTTAGGGTAACATTGCCCTAATCCATCCAGCGCATATCCGAATCCCAAGCATCTCGAATCCACTAGGCATGAATTCCTGCATGCTTCAAAAGAAATTCCAAGTTGATAGGTTTCCAAGTCATATCCATAGTAATCTGTGTAAGGGAGTTCCAGGAAGTCTAGCTTGCTTGTATCTTGGGTCAAATTGAAGGGAGGTGAGCAGCCTTTGGACCAGTCTGAGGGATCGTTCAGGGAAAACCCTGAAGGGCAAGTACAAGTAGGTAGTGGCTTGTATGTGCAAATACCATATTCACCACACAAGCCCTGAACCAGGCATGCATCGACACCATCAGGCAACCATGACAGTTTCCAAGTCCCGGCTGATTCATCAAGACTGTACAATCTTAAGATGCCATCATAATCCATTGTTAAACGCCGCTTTGGACCAACCCCATAGTCAGATGCATAGAACTGCATATTGTCACTAGATATAAATTGTCCAGCCTCATCTAAAATTGCCACTCTAGAGCTGTTGTAAGGATTTCTACCACTTTCAAAAACAGTTGAAACAATCTGGGGCCAATAAACACTAGAAAGTAGAGGGCCATTATAGATGAGAAACAAGATACTGTTATCATCGAACTTGAAGTTATAGAATCCAGATAAGTATGTACCTTGGCTTCTCATGGACACCAAGGTTGTGTTCTTGGTGAGTGGCTGTGATGGTAGAAGTGTATCCGTTGGAGAATCAAAACTCTGCCAGATGATCCTGTCGTCTTGGTTCCTCAGCACCAAGTTTCCTGTTTCAAGAAGCTGAAGTTCCATGACTTCCTTAGAGATTGTGTTGGTTGACCACACAACTGAACCTAGTGCATCAGTCAAAACCAGGTTGCCATTTCCATGGAGGGTTAGCTTCGAGCGTCTTTCGCTGACAGGCTTATCTGGATTAGCCATCCAGACAACTGTTTTGTCGGCACTATTTGTGAACCATATTGAATAACAGGAGGCATTGACGCCAACTTTGTAAAATCCGCTCGAAAAGGTTCCATTTGGTGAAACCAAGAAGTTGCTCTCTTCCTCAACTTTCAAGGAGTTCCCTTGCTTTAAGCTTGGCAGCCCTTCTAACTGTGCTCGACTCCAAGCAAAGGTTGCTGCAAATAGCAAAAGAAGAATAAACTTGGGAACTTCCATGGTGGATTTTTTTGAAAATGCTTTTGCCTTGGAAATGGCAGTTGACCAATATAGACTTATACGGTAAGCCTTCTTCAGAATCTGATGGCTTTCTTCAGCCTTCAGGTATCCAAAACGAAATTGAGTTTTTCCAGATCACAATAGATTGATTATGTGGTTCACATGTTACATTATTATGATCATttgttttctaataattttcttttcatgAATTTATGATCGAGATTCAATGACTCGGTCATGTTTGCCAGCTCTGTTTGAAACATGCTTTGCACAATGAAATATAAAAATGGAATCTTTTCCTTCCGTCGTGTGGTGTTTGAATAGAGCTACGTATATCCCATCAACACTGCATTATAGGCTTGTGATTCTCAACCCAGTTACCTTTGCACGTTTATATACTATGACTCAAATACAAAACATATTGGATTctgtaatttattttttgcgaaaaaaaaaaaaaacaattacatAATGGCAAATACTACAGGAttcagttcaagtaaaattTTACATATGCACTTGTAGCCAAAtttatttttaatgtttttttacAGATGCACATAGGACTCATCTTCACATTCTAGCAAATCTTGTAATACTGAATCCATTGTTGGTCTTCTGCTCCTATCTTCTTCCACACAAGAAATACCAATCTCAACCATCTTTTCTGCTTGTTTCCTGCTGAACTGCCCTTTTAGTCTTGGATCCAACATATCCTCCATCCATGAATCTTCTCCACATTGAATCTTCCTTTTCACTATCCTCACACACCTAGTCAGCTCTGCCTCTTGCTCCTCACTATCCTCCATTGCCCAATTCGAAAGTCGAATGCCCTTCACTAACTCTAGAATCACCACTCCATAACTGTAAACATCCACTTTGGCAGTGATTGGAAGGTTTAGAGCCCACTCTGGGGCCATATACCCTTTTGTTCCTCGAATTTGAGAGAACATAGAGCTCTGGCTGCCTCTCTGGGTCAACTTTGCTAGCCCGAAATCTGCAATCTTTGCCTCAAAGTTACTGTCTAAGAGTATATTTTCAGGCTTCACATCACAATGTATAACCCATTCTAGACACTCATGGTGAAGATAGGCTAAACCCTTTGCAACCCCTATTGCAACTTTAAACCTTTCTTGCCATCCAAGAAAATTTGGGGGGAACAAGTGCTTGTCTAGTGATCCATTTTCAATAAACTCAGACACCAGGAGTCTGTGTTTATCTTCTGAACAGAATCCCCATATTCTCACTAGGTTCATGTGATTTATTTTACCAATTATGCTTACTTCAGCCCAAAACACATCTTCACCTTGATAAATGTCTGCCAATTTCTTCACAGCAACCACTCTCTCATCTTCCAGAACACCCTTAAACACAGCCCCAGAAGCCCCTCTTCCCAGCTCTTCCTTGAATGTTTTGGTCGCCTTCTTGAGCTCAGCGTACCGAAACATTCTAAATTGACTCGAAATCACATGATATCCATCTTCGATAGGAGCTCTAGCGTCATGTCTTCTGAAAAGTAACCACCAACCTGAAAGTATGAAGAGAATTTCAACTGCACCAGCCGCAGTAGCAAACCAATACAGATATGTCCATCTTACCCTTTTACTAGTAATGTCATACATTGAAGCAGAACCCATTTTTTGGGCCTCAGTACTCTTACATGTATCCAGGGCATTGAGCCTGGTGACTAGTAATGGTGTTTCCACACTCACAGGCATTCTCAAGTATATACTGCCCACAAAATCTGGAGACTTGTAGCCATTGAAAAGAGCACTTTTGGTGTAACACCACCCTTCCCCATTTAGCCTATAGCTAAATGCCACACACCGGCAATCCCCCAAGCAGAGCTGTCTGCAATGATCAATTGAAACTGCTACACTATAATTGAGATCAAATCCATAGAAATCTACTTGCGGAATCTGCACAAATTTCTCCTCTTGGGACTTCAAGCATGTACGCTTGAACTTAGGCTTGCAGCCCAAGTTCAAGTTACTTGCATCGACTACTTCATAGCCAGGAGGACATGAACACTTTGGCCCTGGTGTATATATACAAATCCCATTTTGCCCACATATCCCATGAACCTTACAAAGCTCCACCATAGCTTGCCATGTGATTATCCACAATCCTGTTGAGCTATTAAGACTATAAAGTCTTAGATTTCCATCATAATCCATTGTCAACCTCCTTTTCACTCTCAAACCCATGTCAAAAGCACTAAATTGCAGTTCATCACTAGACGAAAAACTACCAAGTTCATCTAAAACAGCAACTCTACTACTATTATAAGCATTTCTACCATTCTGAAACACACTATAATCAAGGTCAGGCCAGTACAAGCTTGAAATATCAGGACCATCATACATCAACTTCAAAACATTATCATTATcaaa
This region includes:
- the LOC133722805 gene encoding putative receptor protein kinase ZmPK1, whose amino-acid sequence is MEVPKFLLLLLFAATFAQSQERLQGMPSLRKGNSLKVEEETNVLVSPDGTFSSGFYKVGANASCYSIRFTNSANKTIVWMANRDKPVSKRGSKLTLHGSGNLVLTDALGTLVWSTNTISNEDMEVVLLDTGNLVLRNQAKRVIWQSFDFPIDTLLPTQPLTKNTTLVSMRSQGTYLSGFYNFKFDDNNVLFLIYNGPQLSSVYWPRIIPSVFESGRNPYNSSRVASLDVAGQFISSDNMQFNASDYGVGPKRRLTVDYDGILRLYSLHESTGLWKLSWLPDGVDACRVQGLCGEYGICTYKPQPTCTCPSGFSLNDPSDWSKGCSPPFNLTQLTPDTSKLDFLELPYTDYYGYDMATYTRGISFEACRNSCLMHSSCLGFGYALDGIGECYPKSLLLNGYRMSNVKSIIHVKIPKGYLNPGAVQTRLETHDSNCSAAQFVVSTDLETEKGNGNQYMKYLIGFLSSFGLIEAIGISLTWWFVFRKQARDEMMNMGYMALAINVVGFKSFTYAELKKATNDFKQEIGKGGFGRVYKGILDGDRVVAVKRLEGIVQGDAEFWAEVSVIGNINHRNLVKLWGFCAENEHKLLVYEYLENGSLDKLLFSDVELGLEQRYNIALGTAKGLSYLHEECLEWVLHCDVKPQNILLDDHLEPKVADFGMSKLFKVNIDDAGIGFSRVRGTRGYMAPEWMVNLKIDAKADVYSYGIVLLEILSGKSASILLSAFAQEYTEHNQLVQCVTEKIRVEGLKEVIDPRLYHNFNKKKLERLMKVALLCVQEDRSARPAMSNVVELLLKNDEGRVDDEELKII
- the LOC133719727 gene encoding putative receptor protein kinase ZmPK1, producing MTFCPPSSVYKQSQYSVVHKHKNPSAKMKYRAFSVSFLCLLCFATAKTLSSLKRGSSLSVEDDSDFLTSPDKSFTCGFHGVGTNAYWFSIWFTKSKDRTIVWMANRDKPVNGLGSRVYLSRDGSMVLTDVDGAIIWKSSTNSSTSTVAERAELLDSGNLVLKDPSGKILWQSFDFPTDTLLPNQHFRKSNKLISNLGRGDFGTGYFSFYFDNDNVLKLMYDGPDISSLYWPDLDYSVFQNGRNAYNSSRVAVLDELGSFSSSDELQFSAFDMGLRVKRRLTMDYDGNLRLYSLNSSTGLWIITWQAMVELCKVHGICGQNGICIYTPGPKCSCPPGYEVVDASNLNLGCKPKFKRTCLKSQEEKFVQIPQVDFYGFDLNYSVAVSIDHCRQLCLGDCRCVAFSYRLNGEGWCYTKSALFNGYKSPDFVGSIYLRMPVSVETPLLVTRLNALDTCKSTEAQKMGSASMYDITSKRVRWTYLYWFATAAGAVEILFILSGWWLLFRRHDARAPIEDGYHVISSQFRMFRYAELKKATKTFKEELGRGASGAVFKGVLEDERVVAVKKLADIYQGEDVFWAEVSIIGKINHMNLVRIWGFCSEDKHRLLVSEFIENGSLDKHLFPPNFLGWQERFKVAIGVAKGLAYLHHECLEWVIHCDVKPENILLDSNFEAKIADFGLAKLTQRGSQSSMFSQIRGTKGYMAPEWALNLPITAKVDVYSYGVVILELVKGIRLSNWAMEDSEEQEAELTRCVRIVKRKIQCGEDSWMEDMLDPRLKGQFSRKQAEKMVEIGISCVEEDRSRRPTMDSVLQDLLECEDESYVHL